A stretch of Thermodesulfovibrionales bacterium DNA encodes these proteins:
- a CDS encoding tetratricopeptide repeat protein, whose product MRQTNKRTYSLAGLVGVITFLVYLGSLHNDFIAEWDDGEYVLDNPFIRSISPAFFKWAFFDFYSSNWHPLTWISHALDYAIWGLNPLGHHVSNNILHAVNVFLVVVLIMRLQEFAKGTVPSGQKGATLNEAGMLITAGVTGLLFGLHPIHVESVAWIAERKDLLCALFFLLSILAHLRYVSPSPLSPHLKCGEAGFFPFWREDGWVGRKWYFLSLSIFVLALMSKPMAVSLPIVLLILDWYPLSRLHPGKAALAAFVEKIPFFAFSLISSALTILAQRAGGAIIEIRVVPLSSRLLIAVQSLVAYIEKMIVPIELIPYYPYPKGVALFSVKSLLAIALVVGITFACAMISSKQKVWLAALGYYAITLLPVIGIVQVGSQSMADRYTYLPSLAPFLIVGLGASWVYNRMMINRQRPALIVGIFFLCTGVVIFGCLSFLTIRQIHIWENGLSVWSYVVEKEPGRASIAYTNLGLVYQKMGRLSGALENYEKAIALDKYDYLAYNNRGTIFYKLGQFDKAVQSYDKAVTLKPDDYRAYYNRALTYDKVGRLNEAIEDLQRAVRLKGGDPLILNNLGLLYGKAGMYERSIAALTEAIALEPNNPATYNNRGISYASINQYTMAIEDFSKTILLNENYAIVYFSRGDAYFKTGAIALALADFAKGCSLGDADACNALQKARMMMTKPQEK is encoded by the coding sequence ATGAGACAAACAAATAAGCGCACATATTCTCTGGCGGGACTTGTTGGCGTCATCACGTTCCTAGTATATCTGGGGTCTCTACACAATGATTTCATTGCGGAATGGGATGATGGTGAATATGTTTTAGATAATCCGTTCATTCGCTCCATCAGTCCAGCATTTTTTAAGTGGGCTTTTTTTGACTTTTACTCCAGCAACTGGCATCCCCTCACTTGGATATCCCATGCTTTAGACTACGCTATCTGGGGATTGAATCCTCTGGGACATCACGTCAGCAATAATATCCTCCATGCAGTCAATGTCTTTCTAGTGGTCGTGCTCATCATGAGACTACAGGAATTTGCAAAGGGAACGGTCCCGAGCGGGCAGAAGGGGGCGACGCTGAATGAGGCTGGAATGCTGATAACCGCTGGAGTGACAGGCTTATTATTTGGTCTTCATCCCATACACGTAGAGTCAGTGGCGTGGATTGCCGAACGGAAGGACCTCCTCTGCGCCTTGTTTTTTTTGCTCAGCATACTGGCGCATTTGAGGTATGTGTCTCCTTCACCACTATCGCCTCACCTGAAGTGCGGGGAGGCAGGTTTCTTCCCCTTTTGGAGGGAGGATGGCTGGGTGGGGAGAAAATGGTATTTCCTTTCCCTATCTATTTTTGTCCTTGCACTGATGAGCAAACCGATGGCAGTGAGCCTGCCCATAGTTCTGCTCATTCTCGACTGGTATCCGTTAAGCAGACTGCACCCCGGCAAGGCAGCGCTAGCGGCATTTGTGGAGAAAATTCCCTTTTTCGCATTCAGCCTGATATCTTCGGCCCTTACTATCCTGGCACAGAGGGCAGGGGGGGCAATTATAGAGATTCGTGTTGTTCCCTTGTCGTCGCGGTTGCTGATTGCGGTCCAGTCGTTAGTCGCCTATATTGAGAAGATGATCGTGCCGATAGAGTTGATTCCCTACTATCCCTATCCGAAGGGCGTTGCACTCTTCTCTGTGAAAAGTCTGCTCGCCATTGCCTTGGTTGTCGGGATAACGTTCGCTTGTGCCATGATCTCCAGCAAGCAAAAAGTATGGCTAGCTGCTTTGGGTTATTATGCCATCACCCTGCTTCCTGTGATTGGCATCGTCCAGGTGGGAAGTCAATCGATGGCGGACAGGTATACTTATCTGCCCAGCCTCGCGCCTTTCCTGATCGTCGGCCTGGGAGCCTCATGGGTTTACAATAGGATGATGATCAACCGACAACGGCCCGCATTAATAGTGGGGATTTTCTTTCTTTGTACGGGAGTTGTGATATTCGGTTGCCTGTCATTCTTGACAATTCGGCAGATACATATTTGGGAAAACGGCCTCTCGGTGTGGAGTTATGTTGTCGAAAAGGAACCTGGGAGGGCTTCGATTGCGTATACCAATCTTGGTTTAGTTTATCAAAAAATGGGTCGGCTTAGTGGTGCACTGGAAAACTATGAGAAGGCAATCGCACTGGATAAATATGACTATCTGGCCTATAACAACCGGGGTACGATATTTTATAAGTTGGGTCAATTCGACAAGGCTGTCCAGAGCTATGACAAAGCGGTCACGCTGAAGCCAGATGATTACAGGGCCTATTACAATCGCGCTTTGACATATGATAAAGTCGGCAGGCTGAATGAAGCTATTGAGGACTTGCAAAGGGCGGTGAGATTGAAGGGAGGGGATCCCCTGATACTCAATAACCTGGGGTTGCTCTATGGGAAAGCAGGTATGTATGAAAGGTCCATTGCAGCCTTAACTGAAGCCATTGCACTTGAGCCTAACAATCCGGCTACATATAACAACCGTGGGATATCCTATGCGTCCATCAATCAATATACGATGGCTATAGAGGACTTTAGCAAGACGATCCTCTTGAATGAGAATTATGCTATCGTTTATTTCTCACGGGGAGACGCCTATTTCAAAACAGGTGCGATAGCGCTTGCCCTTGCCGATTTTGCAAAGGGTTGCAGTCTTGGTGACGCAGATGCATGCAACGCCTTGCAGAAGGCAAGAATGATGATGACGAAGCCTCAGGAAAAATGA
- a CDS encoding response regulator produces the protein MFRVLIADDDYEDRELLKLEIKRALKDEEPDIRFQEAASVKQALQRLATQYFDLMTLDIEFDGLTEGINALPEIFESHPSLNIIIISGKLSKAEVSGQLFRFTKDNVLKGKRWARHFDVLDKKDTKTEALRRAYSFSSRQRGGIEKLRDLFLLAESYIEKGMIDKCLEVYQKIQSLVPNEPESRENITLFQHGLSADLAHEYYQKGEKVIASLLLGHHIENQLKAYTAAVLGASFPALSDCFKALDRTRPFTHYKKGLFQSLLRLRNKAIHQPAEIEENDFSLAQKSLKLLEETLLS, from the coding sequence ATGTTTAGGGTCCTCATCGCCGACGACGACTACGAGGACCGGGAACTTCTCAAACTCGAGATCAAACGGGCCCTCAAAGATGAGGAACCGGACATCAGATTTCAGGAGGCGGCCAGCGTTAAGCAGGCTTTGCAGCGTCTCGCTACCCAGTACTTCGACCTTATGACGCTCGACATTGAGTTCGACGGCCTGACAGAGGGCATAAACGCCCTTCCTGAAATATTCGAGAGCCATCCCTCACTGAATATCATCATCATCAGCGGGAAGCTGAGCAAAGCAGAGGTTTCAGGGCAGTTATTCCGTTTTACGAAAGATAATGTCTTAAAAGGAAAGCGATGGGCAAGACACTTCGATGTCCTTGATAAGAAGGACACCAAGACTGAGGCGCTGAGGCGGGCCTATTCCTTCAGTTCCAGGCAGCGAGGAGGCATCGAGAAGTTGCGTGATCTCTTCCTTCTTGCAGAATCTTACATCGAGAAGGGCATGATCGATAAATGCCTTGAGGTCTATCAAAAGATTCAGAGTTTGGTACCCAACGAGCCCGAGTCCAGGGAAAATATTACTCTCTTCCAGCACGGCCTGTCAGCTGACCTCGCACATGAGTATTATCAGAAGGGGGAAAAGGTCATCGCATCCCTCCTGTTGGGGCATCACATCGAAAACCAGCTCAAGGCTTACACCGCCGCGGTGTTGGGGGCGTCCTTCCCCGCACTGTCCGATTGCTTCAAGGCACTTGATCGGACCCGTCCCTTCACTCATTACAAGAAGGGACTCTTCCAGAGCTTATTGCGGCTGAGAAACAAGGCGATCCATCAGCCTGCAGAAATCGAAGAGAATGACTTCTCGCTTGCTCAAAAGAGCCTGAAATTATTAGAGGAGACCTTACTGTCGTGA
- a CDS encoding fused MFS/spermidine synthase — translation MAARKNFLYIYILAFFSGMCIMAIELSASRLMAPFFGTSTFVWTNVIGIIMVALSIGYLVGGKLADRRPNLEILLKILLAACAFLITIPFAAPSVVGGIMSVLRHSKSSFTFIFFGSLASITLLFSLPILLMGMTSPFLIRIVASREDVGNSAGHIFGISTIGSIVGTFLPILVFIPTFGTGRTILFFAVLLLGVTAAGFARKRYVILPLLCIVFLLVPLPAARKKSGLIYATESAYEYIEVLDNGRYRFLAYNNIAGFQTIARKDSPVTGYYFDYYSLLPYLTGKKAETVCLIGLGGGIIANQIQYFHKGVNVDGIEIDPKVITIAREYFALTDRTRVYNQDGRIFLNLISKKYDIIIVDAFTQQIYIPFHLTTENFFREAKQKMNAHGILAINLACFRDTSPLLKSVTNTLLASFRNVYRVKIPATNNSLILASDGEIDFGKLSSASGTELDAIALYSMRSFQKVEFDPGVAVLTDDRAPIEHMVDWELL, via the coding sequence ATGGCGGCGCGTAAAAATTTTCTCTACATTTATATCCTCGCATTCTTCTCTGGCATGTGCATTATGGCCATCGAGTTGTCGGCTTCCAGGCTCATGGCGCCTTTTTTCGGTACCTCCACCTTTGTCTGGACCAATGTCATAGGGATCATTATGGTGGCACTCTCGATAGGGTACCTGGTTGGCGGGAAACTGGCTGACAGAAGGCCGAATCTTGAAATTCTCCTCAAAATACTCCTCGCCGCCTGTGCGTTCCTCATTACGATACCTTTTGCTGCTCCATCTGTGGTCGGGGGTATCATGTCGGTATTGAGGCATTCCAAATCCTCCTTTACGTTCATATTTTTCGGATCGCTTGCCTCAATAACCCTACTTTTTTCCTTGCCGATCCTCCTTATGGGCATGACCAGTCCGTTCCTCATAAGAATCGTCGCCAGCCGCGAAGATGTGGGTAACTCTGCAGGACATATTTTCGGCATCTCAACGATTGGAAGCATCGTCGGCACTTTTCTTCCAATACTGGTGTTCATTCCAACTTTCGGCACCGGAAGAACTATTCTTTTTTTTGCCGTGCTGCTTCTTGGTGTTACCGCGGCCGGTTTTGCGAGGAAGCGTTATGTAATCCTCCCTCTTTTGTGCATAGTGTTTTTGTTAGTCCCGCTTCCGGCAGCACGGAAGAAATCTGGGCTCATTTACGCGACTGAGTCTGCGTACGAGTATATTGAGGTGCTGGACAATGGACGGTATCGCTTTTTGGCTTATAACAATATCGCCGGGTTCCAGACCATCGCGAGGAAGGACTCGCCGGTTACGGGGTACTATTTTGATTATTATTCACTTCTCCCTTACCTTACCGGGAAGAAAGCTGAGACCGTCTGCCTTATCGGTCTCGGCGGGGGGATCATTGCAAACCAGATCCAGTATTTCCATAAAGGAGTGAATGTTGACGGGATTGAAATCGATCCGAAGGTCATTACCATAGCAAGGGAATACTTTGCCCTCACCGACAGGACACGAGTTTATAACCAGGACGGACGCATCTTCCTCAACCTCATAAGCAAGAAGTATGACATCATAATAGTTGACGCGTTCACCCAGCAGATCTATATCCCTTTTCATCTCACGACCGAGAATTTTTTCCGCGAGGCCAAGCAAAAGATGAATGCTCATGGTATCCTCGCTATCAACCTGGCATGCTTTAGAGACACTTCGCCACTCCTCAAAAGTGTCACCAATACTCTCCTCGCAAGTTTTAGGAATGTTTACAGGGTAAAGATCCCTGCCACGAACAACAGCCTCATTCTCGCCTCGGATGGTGAGATAGACTTCGGGAAGCTTTCCTCCGCCTCAGGCACCGAACTCGACGCGATAGCCTTGTACAGCATGAGGTCATTTCAAAAGGTCGAGTTCGACCCAGGCGTCGCTGTTCTTACAGACGACAGAGCTCCTATAGAGCATATGGTGGACTGGGAGCTGTTGTAA
- a CDS encoding tetratricopeptide repeat protein encodes MKKTILLFVFFVLITVGCRKEEPKPQNQPPVGQMRTLDEVRLLEAQVKKDPANYRAWVDLGNANMDASRFNEAIEAYQKALSLGPKNVDVIVDLGTCYRGIGRPDLAVAEYKKAININPNHPNAHRNMAVVLAYDLKDHKQALKEFEIYLRLAPNAPDVENIKQEMKKIKTG; translated from the coding sequence ATGAAGAAGACCATTCTGCTCTTTGTATTTTTTGTGCTTATAACTGTAGGGTGCCGAAAAGAAGAGCCGAAGCCCCAGAATCAACCTCCTGTCGGCCAGATGCGCACACTGGATGAAGTGAGGCTTCTTGAGGCTCAGGTAAAGAAAGATCCGGCAAACTACCGGGCGTGGGTGGACCTAGGCAATGCCAACATGGACGCCTCTCGCTTCAACGAGGCTATCGAGGCGTATCAAAAGGCGCTCAGCCTTGGTCCTAAGAATGTCGATGTGATAGTTGACCTGGGTACATGCTATAGAGGGATAGGCAGGCCTGATCTCGCCGTCGCAGAATATAAGAAGGCCATCAATATAAACCCCAATCATCCAAATGCACACAGGAACATGGCCGTTGTGCTGGCGTACGACCTTAAGGACCATAAACAGGCTCTCAAGGAATTTGAGATTTATCTCCGGCTGGCCCCGAATGCACCTGACGTCGAAAATATAAAGCAGGAGATGAAGAAAATAAAGACGGGATAG
- a CDS encoding HAMP domain-containing sensor histidine kinase codes for MNFDLKRSLNTLKRIVMLLITIVIWIIVGMMYFNHFVRPFDRLVPLLMPWKGYEMIPEEATAEMRLALLEGELKTSNRTALYSFATMAGSFTILCIYFTLVYQQKQRKARESELLLLKNREIERRNEFIRYISATIGHEFKNNLGRIKRRIALLHDLPEDAKKRIDDNMDKLFADIEIFKKISDARETALTKFERVDLHALITHLADQYSDLAEFTFEGAMRPSPIVASPTLLKTVFENLTDNAIKYKKPNQKRAQISLSYAFDVDQKRKYLSLSFRDEGIGMHEQEADQCFYKGHASREGWGQGLYFVKYVIGLHAGKIRVGKEYTAPGVGTEIIIKLPFMEEALHV; via the coding sequence ATGAATTTTGATTTAAAACGTTCCCTCAATACTCTTAAACGCATTGTCATGCTTCTGATTACAATCGTAATTTGGATAATAGTGGGCATGATGTACTTCAACCATTTCGTGAGACCCTTTGACCGCCTCGTGCCCCTTCTCATGCCCTGGAAAGGGTACGAAATGATCCCGGAGGAGGCCACCGCGGAGATGCGCCTTGCATTGCTGGAAGGAGAGCTTAAGACATCCAATAGGACCGCGCTCTACTCCTTCGCCACAATGGCAGGCTCGTTCACCATACTCTGCATATATTTTACGCTCGTGTATCAGCAAAAACAGAGAAAGGCCCGTGAAAGCGAACTGCTCTTACTGAAGAACCGAGAGATCGAACGACGGAATGAATTCATCCGTTACATATCAGCAACCATTGGGCATGAATTCAAAAACAATCTCGGCAGGATTAAGCGCCGCATCGCTCTGCTTCACGACCTCCCCGAAGATGCGAAAAAGCGTATTGACGACAACATGGATAAGCTCTTTGCGGATATCGAAATTTTCAAGAAAATCTCCGATGCCCGCGAAACCGCACTGACGAAATTTGAGCGGGTTGACCTTCACGCGCTGATCACCCATCTGGCTGACCAGTATAGCGACCTGGCGGAGTTCACCTTTGAAGGTGCGATGCGGCCTTCTCCGATTGTGGCTTCGCCTACCCTCCTGAAGACGGTATTCGAAAATCTCACGGACAATGCAATAAAATATAAGAAGCCGAACCAGAAGCGTGCGCAAATCTCGCTGTCATACGCCTTCGATGTCGACCAGAAGAGGAAATATCTGTCTCTTTCCTTCAGGGATGAGGGAATAGGCATGCATGAACAGGAAGCGGACCAATGCTTTTACAAGGGCCATGCCAGTCGAGAAGGTTGGGGTCAGGGGCTTTATTTCGTAAAATATGTAATCGGGCTCCATGCGGGGAAAATCAGGGTAGGCAAGGAATACACTGCGCCCGGGGTCGGAACAGAGATAATCATCAAGCTTCCCTTCATGGAAGAGGCGCTCCATGTTTAG